From Rudanella lutea DSM 19387, a single genomic window includes:
- a CDS encoding ion transporter — MVNAPRSASSTPHHPRRTRLRLTMYRVLETSTGKKRGMSLVFNVVLVTIITLNAVAIVLHTVESINRKHAVLFRDFEFFSVMFFTVEYLLRIWVSVENEKYRHPVWGRLRYMVSTSAIIDLLAIFPFYFSLFATDLAIVRILRIFRIFRLFRISRYSHAVRLIQRVVADRKEELVLSVMFILFMLIIVSSIMYYVEHPVQPQTFSSIPATMWWGVNAMATVGYGDIHPITPLGKLLAGIAAMMGIMLFALPTGILTSGFLEHLRLQKGARNYCPHCGKEI, encoded by the coding sequence ATGGTTAATGCCCCCCGCTCGGCTTCGTCAACCCCTCATCACCCTCGCCGTACGCGTTTGCGGCTGACCATGTACCGGGTTCTGGAAACGTCGACCGGGAAAAAGAGGGGCATGAGTCTGGTTTTCAACGTAGTGCTGGTTACCATCATCACGCTCAATGCGGTGGCTATTGTGCTGCATACCGTCGAGTCGATCAATCGCAAGCATGCTGTGCTGTTCCGCGATTTTGAGTTCTTTTCGGTTATGTTTTTTACGGTTGAGTACCTGTTGCGGATATGGGTATCGGTCGAAAACGAGAAGTACCGGCATCCGGTCTGGGGGCGACTACGGTACATGGTTTCCACGTCGGCCATCATCGACCTGCTGGCCATTTTTCCATTCTATTTCAGTCTCTTTGCGACCGATCTGGCCATTGTCCGTATCCTGCGGATCTTCCGTATTTTCCGGTTGTTCCGTATCAGCCGGTACTCGCATGCGGTTCGGCTTATTCAGCGGGTGGTGGCCGACCGGAAGGAGGAGTTGGTGCTCAGCGTGATGTTTATTCTGTTCATGCTCATCATCGTGTCGAGCATTATGTACTACGTGGAGCACCCGGTGCAGCCCCAAACATTTTCGAGCATACCAGCAACCATGTGGTGGGGAGTCAATGCCATGGCTACGGTTGGGTACGGTGATATTCACCCCATTACGCCTTTAGGAAAGCTACTGGCGGGTATTGCGGCCATGATGGGTATCATGCTGTTTGCCTTGCCAACGGGTATTCTCACGTCGGGGTTCCTCGAACACCTGCGGCTTCAGAAAGGGGCGCGTAATTACTGCCCGCATTGCGGTAAGGAGATCTGA
- a CDS encoding NUDIX hydrolase encodes MTDEPQPWQVESSEYIHRLPWFTVRKEAVRMANGGYIPDYFVLEYPNWINVVAVTTEGQLVLIRQYRHGFGAVHYELCAGVVEAYDGATGAEAALITAQRELLEETGYGGGEWTLLMTLSANPGTHSNLTYAYLATGVTLMQAQELEATEEISVHLVSPAEALALIDSGQMIQALHLAPLLRYLGQYGM; translated from the coding sequence ATGACAGACGAGCCCCAGCCCTGGCAGGTCGAATCGTCGGAGTACATTCACCGGCTGCCGTGGTTTACCGTTCGGAAAGAAGCGGTTCGGATGGCCAATGGTGGCTACATTCCCGATTATTTCGTACTGGAATACCCCAACTGGATCAATGTGGTGGCCGTTACGACCGAGGGGCAGCTGGTGCTCATACGGCAGTACCGGCACGGTTTCGGGGCGGTGCATTACGAGCTGTGCGCGGGTGTAGTAGAAGCATACGACGGGGCCACCGGAGCCGAAGCCGCCCTCATCACGGCCCAGCGCGAGCTGCTGGAAGAAACGGGCTATGGCGGGGGCGAGTGGACGTTGCTGATGACACTCTCGGCCAACCCCGGCACGCACTCAAACCTGACGTATGCGTATCTGGCAACGGGCGTAACCCTCATGCAGGCCCAGGAGCTCGAAGCCACTGAAGAGATCAGTGTTCATCTGGTATCACCAGCAGAAGCCCTCGCCCTGATTGATAGTGGTCAAATGATTCAGGCTCTCCACCTCGCTCCCCTTCTTAGGTATCTGGGTCAATACGGGATGTGA
- the lptB gene encoding LPS export ABC transporter ATP-binding protein: MILRTENLIKKYGSRLVNNNVSYQVAQGEIVGLLGPNGAGKTTSFYMAVGLIKPNSGKVYIDDTDVTDLPMYKRARLGLGYLAQEASVFRDLTVEENILAVLEMTKLSKAEQRDKVEDLLEEFSLKHVRKNLGKVLSGGERRRTEIARALAVDPKFILLDEPFAGVDPIAVEDIQSIVAKLKHRNIGILITDHNVNETLSITDRAYLLFEGKILKQGTAEDLASDEQVRRLYLGQHFELKRKI; encoded by the coding sequence ATGATTCTCAGAACAGAAAACCTCATCAAGAAATACGGCTCCCGGCTGGTAAACAACAATGTGTCGTACCAGGTGGCACAGGGCGAAATTGTCGGCTTACTGGGTCCTAACGGGGCCGGTAAAACCACCTCGTTTTACATGGCCGTGGGCCTTATCAAACCCAATAGCGGCAAGGTGTACATTGACGATACCGACGTAACAGACCTGCCCATGTACAAGCGGGCCCGGCTTGGTTTGGGGTATCTGGCGCAGGAGGCTTCGGTTTTTCGTGACCTGACGGTTGAAGAAAACATCCTGGCCGTACTCGAAATGACCAAACTCTCGAAAGCCGAACAACGCGACAAGGTTGAAGACCTGCTCGAAGAATTCAGCCTCAAGCATGTTCGCAAAAACCTCGGCAAGGTACTGTCGGGGGGCGAACGCCGACGCACCGAAATTGCCCGCGCTCTGGCCGTTGACCCCAAATTTATCCTGCTCGATGAGCCGTTTGCGGGCGTCGACCCGATTGCGGTGGAAGATATTCAGAGCATTGTGGCCAAACTGAAGCACCGCAACATCGGAATTCTGATCACCGACCACAACGTAAACGAAACCCTCTCGATCACCGACCGGGCCTATCTGCTTTTTGAAGGTAAAATCCTGAAACAAGGCACCGCCGAAGACCTTGCGAGCGACGAACAGGTACGACGGCTTTATCTGGGTCAGCACTTCGAACTGAAACGCAAGATATGA
- the recJ gene encoding single-stranded-DNA-specific exonuclease RecJ produces MKPRRWITKPFPDAPAQRAAIETLTRELKISPFLASLLVQRGVSGYEEARVFFRPEIGHLHDPFAMRDMDRAITRLTMAMVRQEKILVYGDYDVDGTTSVALFYGFMKTLHPHLDYYIPDRYAEGYGISQAGIRWAADNGFTLIVALDCGIKSIDRVAEAKALGVDFIICDHHRPGTEIPDAAAVLDPKRVDCAYPYKELTGCGVGFKLLQALCLFKGIPLEQLYAFLDLVVVSIASDIVPITGENRVLAYYGLKCLNEQARPGLRALIKVANAKKDESGNLIADSRATPSTRPLDINELVFKVGPRINAAGRIKHAKEAVRLLLADDDTEADRFALEINAHNVNRQKFDSGTTQQALAMIEADEWLKNAKSTVLFDASWHKGVIGIVASRCIEHYYRPTVILTQSNEKVAGSARSVPGFDVYEAIEECADLLEQFGGHTFAAGLTLKPENVPAFRQKFETVVSGRIQEEMLTPLIEIDMPLDFDQIDGKFVRILKQMGPFGPHNLQPVFCTEQVYLCGPVQTMQQKHLKFWVRQADSVYKFQAIGFNMAPQWADRLYHDEPLSICYQIEENHFNGQVSIQLVLKDIRCMDHTPPSLDSTEQPNAVA; encoded by the coding sequence ATGAAGCCCCGTCGATGGATCACCAAGCCGTTTCCCGATGCACCCGCACAGCGAGCGGCTATTGAGACCCTGACGCGCGAGTTAAAGATCAGCCCATTTCTGGCGAGCTTGCTCGTACAGCGCGGGGTGTCGGGTTACGAAGAAGCCCGCGTTTTTTTCCGACCCGAAATTGGGCACCTGCATGACCCGTTTGCCATGCGCGATATGGACCGGGCCATCACCCGGCTGACGATGGCCATGGTACGGCAGGAAAAAATACTGGTCTACGGCGATTACGATGTCGACGGAACCACTTCGGTGGCCCTGTTTTACGGGTTCATGAAGACCCTGCACCCCCATCTCGACTACTACATTCCCGACCGCTACGCTGAGGGGTATGGTATTTCACAAGCCGGGATTAGATGGGCTGCCGACAATGGCTTTACCTTGATTGTAGCCCTCGACTGCGGCATCAAATCAATAGACCGCGTTGCCGAAGCCAAAGCCCTGGGGGTCGACTTTATCATTTGCGACCATCACCGCCCCGGCACCGAAATACCCGACGCGGCCGCCGTACTCGACCCCAAGCGCGTCGACTGCGCGTACCCGTATAAAGAGCTGACCGGCTGCGGGGTTGGTTTCAAGCTGTTGCAGGCCCTGTGCCTGTTTAAGGGGATTCCACTTGAACAACTCTACGCGTTTCTGGACCTGGTGGTAGTCAGCATTGCCTCGGACATTGTGCCGATCACGGGCGAAAACCGGGTGCTGGCTTACTACGGCCTTAAATGCCTCAACGAACAGGCCCGGCCGGGATTGCGGGCGCTTATCAAAGTGGCCAACGCCAAAAAGGATGAGTCGGGTAACCTGATTGCCGACAGTCGGGCTACTCCATCAACACGCCCGCTCGATATCAACGAGCTGGTGTTTAAAGTTGGGCCGCGCATCAATGCGGCCGGGCGTATTAAACACGCAAAAGAAGCCGTACGGTTGCTACTGGCCGACGACGATACCGAAGCCGACCGCTTTGCGCTGGAAATCAACGCGCACAATGTAAACCGGCAGAAGTTCGACTCGGGCACTACCCAGCAGGCCCTGGCCATGATTGAAGCCGACGAATGGTTAAAAAATGCTAAATCGACGGTTCTGTTCGACGCATCGTGGCACAAGGGCGTTATTGGTATTGTGGCCTCGCGTTGTATCGAACACTATTACCGCCCTACAGTTATTCTGACGCAGTCGAACGAAAAAGTAGCTGGATCGGCGCGGTCGGTGCCGGGGTTCGATGTGTACGAGGCCATTGAAGAGTGCGCCGACCTGCTCGAACAGTTTGGCGGGCATACCTTTGCGGCCGGTCTGACCCTGAAGCCCGAAAACGTACCCGCTTTCCGGCAGAAATTCGAGACGGTGGTATCGGGCCGGATTCAGGAGGAGATGCTCACCCCGCTGATCGAAATTGATATGCCGCTCGATTTTGATCAGATTGATGGCAAGTTTGTCCGAATCCTGAAACAGATGGGGCCGTTTGGGCCGCACAACCTGCAACCGGTCTTTTGTACCGAACAGGTGTACCTCTGTGGACCGGTTCAGACCATGCAACAAAAGCACCTGAAATTCTGGGTGCGGCAGGCCGACTCGGTGTATAAATTTCAGGCCATTGGGTTCAACATGGCTCCGCAGTGGGCCGACCGGCTGTATCACGACGAGCCCCTGTCGATTTGCTACCAGATTGAAGAAAACCATTTCAACGGTCAGGTATCTATCCAGCTGGTGCTAAAAGACATACGATGTATGGACCACACACCACCGTCGCTTGATTCTACTGAGCAGCCCAACGCGGTTGCGTGA
- a CDS encoding DUF2141 domain-containing protein, protein MRFLMHLLALVPSFVVPAPASEKATLTVTVQNVQSKKGTIRIALMKPCAKFPECKPDDTAIIEAKNGLIQKEFDVEPGEYAVAVYHDVNANGALDKRMFGIPKEPYGFSNNFRPTLSAPKFTDCKIVVGSGGKAISIRIE, encoded by the coding sequence ATGCGCTTTCTGATGCACCTCCTGGCCCTCGTGCCCTCCTTCGTTGTTCCGGCTCCCGCTTCGGAAAAAGCGACCCTCACCGTCACCGTCCAGAACGTTCAGAGTAAGAAAGGAACCATTCGGATTGCGCTGATGAAACCCTGCGCCAAATTCCCTGAATGTAAGCCCGATGATACCGCCATTATTGAGGCTAAGAACGGGCTGATTCAAAAAGAATTTGACGTAGAACCCGGCGAGTACGCGGTGGCTGTGTACCACGACGTAAATGCCAACGGCGCCCTCGACAAGCGCATGTTTGGAATACCTAAAGAACCGTATGGCTTTAGTAATAATTTCCGGCCGACGCTCTCGGCCCCAAAATTTACGGATTGCAAGATTGTGGTTGGCTCAGGCGGCAAGGCTATTTCAATTCGGATAGAATAG